A single genomic interval of Schistocerca americana isolate TAMUIC-IGC-003095 chromosome 2, iqSchAmer2.1, whole genome shotgun sequence harbors:
- the LOC124594718 gene encoding glycine-rich cell wall structural protein-like — translation MLPLLDYVKEGTKKAGGGGGGGWEEAGRRLGGGWEEAGRRLGGGWEEAGRRLGGGWEEAGRRLGGGWEEAGRRLGGGWEEAGRRLGGGWEEAGRRLGGGWEEAGRRLGGGWEEAGRRLGGGWEEAGRRLGGGWEEAGRRLGGGWEEAGRRLGGGWEEAGRRLGGGWEEAGRRLGGGWEEAGRRLGGGWEEAGRRLGGGWEEAGRRLGGGWEEAGRRLGGGWEEAGRRLGGGWEEAGRRLGGGWEEAGRRLGGGGGWEEAGRRRRLGGGWEEAAAGRRLGGGGGWEEAGRRRRLGGGWEEAAAGRRLGGGGGWEEAGRRRRLGGGWEEAAAGRRLGGGGGWEEAGRRRRRLGGGWEEAAAGRRLGGGGGWEEAGRRRRLGGGWEEAAAGRRLGGGGGWEEAR, via the coding sequence GGACGAAAaaagctgggggggggggaggcggcggctgggaggaggctgggaggaggctgggaggaggctgggaggaggctgggaggaggctgggaggaggctgggaggaggctgggaggaggctgggaggaggctgggaggaggctgggaggaggctgggaggaggctgggaggaggctgggaggaggctgggaggaggctgggaggaggctgggaggaggctgggaggaggctgggaggaggctgggaggaggctgggaggaggctgggaggaggctgggaggaggctgggaggaggctgggaggaggctgggaggaggctgggaggaggctgggaggaggctgggaggaggctgggaggaggctgggaggaggctgggaggaggctgggaggaggctgggaggaggctgggaggaggctgggaggaggctgggaggaggctgggaggaggctgggaggaggctgggaggaggctgggaggaggctgggaggaggctgggaggaggctgggaggaggctgggaggaggctgggaggaggctgggaggaggctgggaggaggctgggaggaggctgggaggaggctgggaggaggctgggaggaggctgggaggaggctgggaggaggctgggaggaggctgggaggaggctgggaggaggctgggaggaggctgggaggaggctgggaggaggctgggaggaggctgggaggaggctgggaggaggcggcggctgggaggaggctgggaggaggcggcggctgggaggaggctgggaggaggcggcggctgggaggaggctgggaggaggcggcggctgggaggaggctgggaggaggcggcggctgggaggaggctgggaggaggcggcggctgggaggaggctgggaggaggcggcggctgggaggaggctgggaggaggcggcggctgggaggaggctgggaggaggcggcggctgggaggaggctgggaggaggcggcggctgggaggaggctgggaggaggcggcggcggctgggaggaggctgggaggaggcggcggctgggaggaggctgggaggaggcggcggctgggaggaggctgggaggaggcggcggctgggaggaggctgggaggaggcggcggctgggaggaggctgggaggaggcgGCGGCTGGGAGGAGGCACGGTAG